The Candidatus Cloacimonadota bacterium sequence ACGTTCCAAACCTACGAATCTCACGAAAAAATCACCTATAAATTCTTTTAAAGCATTTTGTCAAACTTTATAAATATTTTATCATTTTCATCCCATTTTCTTTACACATACTCAAAAAAAACTTCTCCCTATTTCTCTCCAATCAATTTATCATAAATATTTATATATTCTTGGGCAGTATTTTTGAGATTAAATCGTTCATAGCCTTCGTGCATAATCCGTTTTAGAATCCGGATTTTTTCATCGGAAGAAATTTTGTAAAAATCTATCGCCTTTTTCATTCCGTATTCCAATCCGTATTTATCTGCCATCTCAAAAAGGAATCCGTTCCCGGTGTTGTCCTTAATATTCAATTGCTGAACTGTGTCTTTCAGTCCGCCGGTTGCTCGCACCACTGGCAAAGTTGCGAATCGAAGGGCTTCCATTTGCGGAATTCCACACGGTTCGTATCGGGATGGCATCAGGATGAAATCCGAGCCAACTTTTCCCAAATTGCTCAATTCATCCACAAAATGATGATAAGCAACATTTGAAAATTTTGCCGCCAATTTGATCAATTGCTTCTCAATTTTGGCATCCCCATCTGCAACAACTGCAAGTTGAAAATTGTATTTATTGAGAAAATATTCCAGATTATTTACCAGAATATCCGGTCCTTTTTGGTCGTATAACCGATTGGGCCAAAAAAACAGAGGGGTGTTGGGTTTAATCGGTAATTTCATTTCCTGCTGAAAAATAATTTTATTCTCCGCTTTTTTTTCAGAAAGATTTTTTGAAGAGAAATTTATGATTCCATCCATCAGCAGTGAGTCAATCCGTTCATTCGGAGCATTTTGAATTCCGACTGCTTTTCCTTCGTTATATTTCTGCTTTATCACCTGATAGATCGGACGAGGTACAAGATCAGGAAAATAATCATTAACCAATTCTTGAAGAAAAGTTTTACTCACCGTATTAAAATAGTCGGAAGCCAGAATTCCACTCGAAGTAAAGTCCACTTTATTTGTGCGATAATATTTTCTCCAGTTATCTTTTAGATTTACCGGAAATTTTTCAAAATACAGATCTTCTACAAAATCCAATGGTCGTATCCCGCTTTTTTCTATGGAATAG is a genomic window containing:
- a CDS encoding glycogen/starch synthase, producing MENNTNLEYGREISEEFRAITPKRKKPIILIITPEITELPEGMGNAANLITAKGGGLGDISAGLVSYVEKSGKYEIHIVLPKYDKKIKRVSKLTNTEIEKLIVILSRKGIHLVNDSAFSYIQNPYDEDSVHRPVAKSFALQRFVINNLLDFLQPDVVHCNDWMTALIPAAAKAKGIKSLFTLHNIFTEKQTLYSIEKSGIRPLDFVEDLYFEKFPVNLKDNWRKYYRTNKVDFTSSGILASDYFNTVSKTFLQELVNDYFPDLVPRPIYQVIKQKYNEGKAVGIQNAPNERIDSLLMDGIINFSSKNLSEKKAENKIIFQQEMKLPIKPNTPLFFWPNRLYDQKGPDILVNNLEYFLNKYNFQLAVVADGDAKIEKQLIKLAAKFSNVAYHHFVDELSNLGKVGSDFILMPSRYEPCGIPQMEALRFATLPVVRATGGLKDTVQQLNIKDNTGNGFLFEMADKYGLEYGMKKAIDFYKISSDEKIRILKRIMHEGYERFNLKNTAQEYINIYDKLIGEK